One region of Pseudomonadota bacterium genomic DNA includes:
- a CDS encoding STAS domain-containing protein: MQIHGKKLGEILVVKPFEKRIDASLSTDLKGRMVDWINNGNKRIVLDLSEVEFIDSSGLGAIVSSLKTIGNEGYLVICGMNETVKNLFHLTRIDRVFQIFLSEEEAIKSIT, translated from the coding sequence ATGCAAATACATGGTAAGAAACTCGGTGAAATTCTGGTTGTCAAGCCTTTTGAGAAAAGAATCGATGCTTCTTTATCCACTGATTTAAAAGGAAGAATGGTGGATTGGATTAATAATGGAAACAAACGAATAGTGCTCGACCTTTCTGAAGTGGAATTCATAGACAGCAGTGGGCTAGGGGCGATTGTGTCGAGTTTAAAAACAATCGGCAACGAGGGATATCTTGTGATTTGCGGTATGAACGAAACTGTGAAAAACCTTTTCCATCTGACACGTATAGACCGGGTATTTCAAATATTCCTATCTGAAGAAGAAGCAATAAAGTCAATCACATGA